One window of Marinobacterium aestuarii genomic DNA carries:
- a CDS encoding TRAP transporter substrate-binding protein: MNLKPIAAAFLTVTSLLSLSAQAQTRMDFSNEYNTTSIHAEGDLYFIEQVKTLTQDQVDITLHTGGALGFKSADHFYAVSDNAIQIADTLAGTLSGIDPIFLLSSLPFLAENEDEAEALYKIARPYYEQVFADNNQVLLYASPWPASGIWAKKQVASASDLEQLKIRTYDKNGTITLREAGASPVKLSWADVVPQLSTGGIEAVLTSAEAGANGSFWEHLDHYSAIQYAVPLNMVHMNKDEFDGLDQAQQQAILEAAKRTDEHNWLEVRSRVAENYQDLNEHGVTIQNPVSPEFSASLKSAAKPAISQWLEAAGERGQTILSQFEKNGSAQ; this comes from the coding sequence ATGAATTTAAAGCCTATTGCCGCCGCGTTCTTAACCGTTACAAGTCTGCTGTCCCTGAGTGCACAGGCCCAAACCCGCATGGACTTTTCCAACGAATACAACACCACGTCCATACATGCGGAGGGCGACCTTTACTTTATTGAACAGGTCAAAACACTGACGCAGGACCAGGTCGATATTACGCTACACACCGGTGGAGCACTGGGCTTCAAGTCTGCCGATCACTTTTATGCGGTATCCGACAACGCCATTCAGATTGCAGATACCCTGGCCGGTACGCTGAGCGGTATAGACCCCATTTTCCTGCTGTCCTCGCTTCCCTTTCTGGCGGAAAACGAAGATGAAGCTGAGGCACTCTACAAAATAGCGCGCCCCTATTACGAGCAGGTATTTGCCGATAACAATCAGGTTCTGCTTTACGCATCCCCCTGGCCCGCCAGCGGTATCTGGGCCAAAAAACAGGTCGCCTCAGCATCGGATCTGGAGCAACTCAAGATTCGCACCTATGACAAAAATGGCACCATCACACTGCGTGAAGCCGGGGCATCACCGGTCAAGCTTTCGTGGGCCGATGTAGTACCGCAGCTCTCGACAGGCGGTATCGAAGCTGTACTCACTTCAGCAGAAGCCGGTGCCAATGGCAGCTTTTGGGAACACCTGGATCACTACAGCGCTATTCAGTATGCAGTCCCGCTCAATATGGTGCACATGAACAAGGATGAGTTTGACGGTCTCGATCAGGCGCAGCAGCAGGCCATCCTGGAGGCTGCCAAACGTACCGATGAGCATAACTGGCTGGAAGTACGTTCCCGCGTAGCCGAAAACTACCAGGACCTGAATGAGCATGGCGTCACTATCCAGAACCCGGTGTCCCCCGAGTTTTCGGCATCGCTCAAAAGCGCCGCAAAACCAGCAATCAGCCAGTGGCTAGAGGCTGCGGGTGAGCGCGGCCAAACGATCCTGTCCCAGTTCGAGAAGAACGGCAGCGCTCAATGA
- a CDS encoding TRAP transporter small permease subunit, whose amino-acid sequence MIRLICRCISPANRLAGLLAMLLIVYITGHILLEIVMRLFGTSTFVLDEFIGYAVASMTFLGLGYALERGSLVRVNVLLDRLPARWHWLPDLISTLAALAAFAWLAWFWGQSVWRSYQRGTLSETLAETPLWIPEGMVLVGMLLLCLTLLSRALRLMSERAIPPNTRVS is encoded by the coding sequence ATGATTCGACTGATCTGTCGCTGCATTAGCCCAGCCAACCGGCTGGCAGGGCTGCTGGCGATGCTGCTGATTGTTTACATAACCGGGCATATTCTGCTTGAAATCGTTATGCGCCTGTTCGGCACCTCGACCTTTGTGCTGGACGAGTTCATTGGCTATGCCGTGGCGAGCATGACATTCCTGGGGCTGGGCTATGCGCTGGAACGCGGCTCTCTGGTACGTGTCAATGTGCTGCTGGATCGGTTGCCGGCCCGCTGGCACTGGCTGCCGGATCTGATATCAACACTGGCGGCTCTGGCCGCCTTCGCCTGGCTTGCCTGGTTCTGGGGACAGAGTGTGTGGCGCAGTTACCAACGCGGAACCCTAAGTGAAACCCTGGCTGAAACCCCGCTGTGGATTCCGGAGGGCATGGTACTGGTTGGTATGCTGCTGCTGTGCTTAACACTGCTGTCCCGCGCATTACGCCTGATGTCCGAGCGTGCCATACCCCCCAATACGAGAGTGAGCTGA